Genomic DNA from Plutella xylostella chromosome 13, ilPluXylo3.1, whole genome shotgun sequence:
AAGTTCACCAAGTTCCTTGATGAAAAGATGACAATCATATCCTGATaagttatgaaaaaatattggtatgAAATTAGGTGATTTATATTGCAAATTACAATGAGCATGAGCCGCGCCGCGGTAGCGTGAGGAGATGTGACAGTGATCTCTAACTTTATCATTCCATAGAAAATGGTTACAAATATGACAGCGCTTTGCTTTTTGGAAATTCAGATCGTCTGACTCCGTGAAAATCATTGGTTTGTTGGTATTTAACGAATCATGAATTTTTTTACAATCAGTTTGTAGCGATTGAATAAACTTTGAAACACAGTCCCTACCTCTGTAAGAAACGTAGCGATTTTGGGTTTCATCAACTgaacaaattatattatatccaaAAGCAATCGGTATATGATGGTGCAGGTCAGTTGTATTAGGAATATTAGGGTTGGGTTCGCAACCATGCACTGGTTGTAACATTGTCTCAAAGTCAGCATAGATTACATAGGGTACATCTTGTTTCTtgtcataatttttaaattggaGAAAAGAACCTTTTTCGGGTAAAAAATAGGCTGTCTCTCCACAAACATGATTGGTTAAGTCTTCTTGTAATTTGAAAAATGACAAACATGTATCACAAAAGAATAAATTTCCATGATGCTTAGTGATTTGACTTCTCACAAGGCGGGGTAGATTTTTAATCAAACAGTAATGTGATTTATCCTCGTTTTCAACGagcaataaattaatatgcCTAGCTTTTTTGTTCATTGATTCTGATCTGTATAATGGTCCTTCAATAAACTTACCATCGCTCAAACCATATACGTTGACAGTAATATTtggattatttttttcaaatatggTGATATCTGCGAAACTTACAGGAAAATTCATGTTTTCAGTGTTGAATAAATCCTGAAAATTAGGGTAGGAAGACACCCGTTCGGGGTGGATCTTTGTTGGGTGTAAGGCTGCTGTAACACACCAGAGGAAGCAATATTCATCattgttttgaatatttaaacaCGCTTTCTTGTTCTTTATAAATCGAGGTAAAGCTGTGTACTTGGACCCGCTGAGTGGTTGATATTTATTGATGTTAATCTCAAAATGTGAGTTATTCAAAAAGGTCCAGCCCGAGTCCCTTTCCTGAAACTCTTCCATTTTTTTCATCAGTTCGGATTCTATTTCagagaaaattttattaaaatcataattaaaatggagagaaatatttttggtTGAAAAGGATTTTATCTCCTGATTATCATTGCTCATCATCAAGAATGTTGAAAAAAGTTCAAAGTTTACTTTGATACTAGTATGTTTTTGTAGTGATTGATCTAAaagtgattttattttaatccttatattgatgaaaaataaagaCGTTGAGTAAAGCTCTTTGCCTTCTGGCACAACAATTCTATAAGTAGCTATTCTATCTCGGAATGCGGACAAAATTTTTTGCACTCCATCCTCCACGGCAATAACAATGTTATTTTTCTTATGGGAATTACTCCGCAAATGACCAATCCACTTCCTCTTGTCAATAGTTACTGTACATACAGTGCAAAATGGCATTTTGCGATCTGTTGATTAACTAACTagaaattaggtacttatatgggtatatattattgcaatttataggtactataaacCACCAAGCCACCAAGCACGACAAAAGCCTTCTCTCACCGAGTCTGATTTAAAGTGGTCTTGAGGTATCTAATTATGCACACAGGTCtcctcacgatattttccttcacGCTAAATATGTGTctataaaatttgtaaaaaaaacttcaaagCTGTAAACGTGTTCGGGAGTGGAGACCGCGACTAGACAAACGTAGTGTAGGACGAAGGATGACTACTTGCAAAAGGTGTCTGGTAATAGATTGGATGCGAAAAgtcctacgtccagcagtggaattCTATAGACTGAAGAAGACTTCAAGCTTAGGGATAGATTGACTGACAAAAATATTGAAGTTACCTAGTACCTAACTAACTCAGAATTTACAAAGTAACATACACAgactaattaaaaaattagCTGTAGCTTTATTTAcctgtacctatacctataccaATACCAAAATAATATCCAATACCACGTTTACCTGTAATTATACCAataccaaaataatatttaataccaCATATAAGTACCCaataggaaaaataaaaatatggaaaTATATAGTAAAATTGCCTCAGTCGGCCTGTTTAATTTTAACCAAGTCGGGGTTATAAAATGACGGTACACAGTCCTCGAAGAGTGTACCGGCCTCTTTCACGAAGCGATGCAACAGCTTCCACTGCGGTGAGCCCTCTTCAAGGTAGCAGTTTAGTCGGAGCAAGGCCTTTGTCCAGCGGGTGTCCTTGGGAGCTTCCTCAGCGTCGTGGCGCGCGTAGACTTTCAGCTCCGCATAGAATTCGCCGGATGTGCTGCCAACCCGCCGCTGGTTACCGTTGGCCACGCGATTCACAACGAATGATGGTAGAGTCTTCGACTGCAACACGCATTCGTTGTATTCGTCCTCGTTGCAGAGTCCGAACACATCCacagttttcttttttttctgggacctgaaaaaaataatatataagtatatatatttactttgctCGCTAAATACACAAATTAAACATCACAGTCATTtttgaagtaggtatttttgattgtttagtttaattaaattttatgatgtCTTACTTATGTAaacaatatataaataaatatccaaTGAATCTCAACAGTCCTCAATTTCATTACACACAAAAATAACTGCAGGAGGGTTATGAGCATAATCTCCACACCTAGCAGGCGGGTTGGATATATCAATaccatacaatacaaatatttactatCAAAGACATGAGCACCAAATATTCTTatcaaacaaatatctaccccGGTCGAGATTTGagctttattttatatatttaatttatgaattttaagTCTTCGTAATTGTTATCATTTAGTCAAAAACCTAGCCAGTCCAAgttcttaataaaaatatataagtatatagtaGTAATGTGTTAGCAAAAGCTGTGATAGCACAGCACTGAGttcttatttaaaatagtGTTTAACCGATTtcaaaaaggaggaggttctcaattcgtctgtaggTATGTTATTTAACTATAGAAAAAGTGATTGTtgtcataaaaatatgtgAATTAACTCCTATTATTATCGtatcattaaatttttttactgtttaaatgatttaaaacatAACTGTATGAAATTAGCTAAACTTAGAATCAATGCAAATCAATATTACTGATTGATTGAGGTAAAATTAGCGTGTTgatatacttattaattattattttaattctcataaaaaaattataacctactctagtaaataaatgataatatagTGATCTTACTTGTTGGTACTGCTTGAGGTACTCGATGCACTTGCGCTCGACTTCCTCTTGCTCGCTGCTGGCTTCTTCTTCGctgcggcggtggcggcgtcTTGCGCAACAAATGATTCGCACTCAGAATCAGACCTGAAAAgtgaataataaaagtattaaagtagGTTCCCACGACTTGATGAtgaagtaattaaattatgacaGGACATTAAATTACAAGATAAATACAACAGAAtccattataatttaaatgggGATGTAGTTAAAcattcaaaaaaaataaaaacgttccaaaaatacttactaacaTTTTACAAAGATAGAGCTTGTTTGCTTGAGTTGATGCAGGCGGCACTATAGGCTGGCTAGGCGCGGAGGCAGCGGGcggtgggcggcggcggcggcggcggtggcggtggcggcggcggcggtggcagTGGTACGGCACGGGTGTctgcggggggcgcggcgcggtgCGGGGCGGGGTATGGTAGCGACACACGGTGCAACAGGATGGATGCTTGATTGAAGCGCGCAGGCAGAAATGAACGCTATGATTGCGTAAATTACTGTTTTATAACAATGCAAACTGATGCGTGTGCAAAAAAGAAAATCACACTATATTGAACTTTATTGCTTTAGGTTCTGCTAGCGTTTATTCTTACCTAGTGGTGGgggaataataaaattatacacgTGTCACCTCATTTCATAATTTGGTAATTTAGTCAAACCAGTATAGAATTTACTCTATTTGGAATGCTTAATGGACCACTCATGGCTGCTGTAGGTATCATACGTTCACATCTAAATTTTAAGCACGTACAAAGTATGGTTTTGATGAAAAAAGTAACCCTCCGGTCCTAACCACGAAAGATGATTGAATCTCATAAATTGACAAACAGTTAAATCTTCTTAGTTGCCTACCCCTCTAGAGTA
This window encodes:
- the LOC125489322 gene encoding uncharacterized protein LOC125489322, with the translated sequence MNVSVHFCLRASIKHPSCCTVCRYHTPPRTAPRPPQTPVPYHCHRRRRHRHRRRRRRPPPAASAPSQPIVPPASTQANKLYLCKMSDSECESFVAQDAATAAAKKKPAASKRKSSASASSTSSSTNKSQKKKKTVDVFGLCNEDEYNECVLQSKTLPSFVVNRVANGNQRRVGSTSGEFYAELKVYARHDAEEAPKDTRWTKALLRLNCYLEEGSPQWKLLHRFVKEAGTLFEDCVPSFYNPDLVKIKQAD